GAACCCGGAGAGATTGCCATTCACTGCAAATGATTCCGGCTTACCGGATTGTTGCCAGGCCAGTGCTGTCACGGATGCCGAGATGAAGAGGCCCAATGTTATATTTTTTTTGAGTTTCATTATTCTGCTTTTAGAAATTGTAAAAAGATTATGGGTCATTACGGATCACAGCATCGATGGTGATACCGGGGATGCCTGTTTGTTTCTTGATGATATCGCCAAACTTACCTGTGCTCACATCCAGGTGATAGAGTGTTCCTTCTGTTCCGGCCAGCATGGTATTGCCGCCTTCGATCAGTTTGATCATGGTCACGGCTTTCCCTTCGAAGTTGGTGGTAAGCTGGCGGAAGTCCTCATTGGTGGGATTATAGCGGTAGATCTTATCACCGGAAGTGAAATAGAATATTTCGCCGGGAGAGTTGGTCCATTTGGTAGTTGGAGTGACCAGGTTGGGTTGTGAGAAGTTGCGGATATATTCGGGCTTGATCAGGATGATGCCCATAAATTCCACGCCGAATTTGATCTCCTTCAAAGTACCGGAAGCATCTTTGCCAACAGCAAAACAGTTACCATCGTTCACCTGTACAAAGAAGAGCAGATCGAGGCCGAGGCTGCGCGGATCGAAGGCGCTGCCCACTACCTGGTAACCGGTTCCGATGTATGCAGGGTTTCCGAAATTGGTGAAAGCTACTACCTGTTTTCTCACTTTATCGTAGCCAAGAAAATAAGGCATGATGGAATTGAATGCAGCCTGCTCAAACAGGTTGTAATCGCCTTCGGCAGGATTGCCGAACATATTGTAGAGCGGGTTCTTGTTCCAGGTCTGCGTCATGCCCACATACAGTTTTCCATTGATCACACCATTCATGGATTCCATCTGTGTGGGAGAAAAAGTACCAGGCACTAAAGTGGCAGGTGGAATAAAAAAATTACCTGAAAGGTTCTTGATCTTCTTCATCGTATAGGAATCGATCTGCACACCTTTTTCGCCTTCATCGGTAAACACCCAGTAGCTGGTGGTATGATAGGGATCGATACTGGCATGGCGAAGGCCGATCAGTTGCCTGGGCTTACC
This portion of the Pseudobacter ginsenosidimutans genome encodes:
- a CDS encoding PKD-like family lipoprotein, with translation MRNRFFIITSLLVLLAACYKDKGNYDYNVPEKPIITNLDTVYSVFVGDSLIIKPTIQYSDLTKLNFDWKIAIPELTSDISFKGPEIRTVYGLGANRYRGKLTITDNSNGMKYFHDFIVSGKTNFSQGTTVLSLDNGETKLSFIKPDGTVQPDIYEAANLGEKLGGKPRQLIGLRHASIDPYHTTSYWVFTDEGEKGVQIDSYTMKKIKNLSGNFFIPPATLVPGTFSPTQMESMNGVINGKLYVGMTQTWNKNPLYNMFGNPAEGDYNLFEQAAFNSIMPYFLGYDKVRKQVVAFTNFGNPAYIGTGYQVVGSAFDPRSLGLDLLFFVQVNDGNCFAVGKDASGTLKEIKFGVEFMGIILIKPEYIRNFSQPNLVTPTTKWTNSPGEIFYFTSGDKIYRYNPTNEDFRQLTTNFEGKAVTMIKLIEGGNTMLAGTEGTLYHLDVSTGKFGDIIKKQTGIPGITIDAVIRNDP